CAAAAGGTTTCATGTAACTCCACTTTGAGTCTTTACACCAGCATCCCATCAGAGTTATATTTCAGTTTAAGATTCTTGTGATCACATTTAGAATCTTGCATGGTCAGATACCTGCCTACGTTAAAGAGCTACTGTGGCCCTACAGCTGCAGCAGGTCTCTCAGGTCCTTTCATTAGGATGTGTTGGTTGTTCCTCATTCCAGGAGTAAGACAAAAGGAAAGTGTgcttttaatgttgttgtataaatcaacattttattcagtgattttttGTCTTGTGATTCTCAAGCACTTTCTGGATTTATAGGGAGCGTCCTTTTCCTGTATATTATGTTTGTGTGGTCAGATTTGAACACACTCTCCCCGAACACTTCTTGTATTTGATCCAGTTTACAGGAAATAAAGATGTTAAGAACTGAGATaccttccttttttcccccttgctACATTCTTTGATGCAACTCTTTTTTCAACTTGTGCATACACAACAAGATATGACATTTGAGTGGATGAAAAGACTTGCTGTGTCATAACATTATCTAAACTTACATCTTTCCATTTCCCTGAACACAAACAAGCTGTCCTTCCGTGTGTAGAATGAATTACATATGGCCATGTCTtggccgtgtgtgtgtttgtgtgtgtgtgttagcagctATCTTACCTCATCATAAGTGTAGTCTCTTTCGGTGCCGGCCCAGGCTGGTCCAGTAGAGGAGCTAAATGAAATTCCATCATTGTTCTTCCCCTCATCATCCTCCAACGCTGGAAACAcatcacacaaacattttagCACACACGTGTCCTCCTTTAGTTTTCTGCTTTTTAACATGAGTTGACTTATCCTCACCGTCATCCTTCTCCAGTGGCTCTCCCTCGTCAAAGTCCACTTtctttgactttttctttttggtggGAAGCATCAAGTCCAGGTTGTCCTCCTCCAGCACCTCTACCTGCTCTCCTTCAATTTTCAGCTCCTGATTCAGACAAGTGAAAAAATGTAGCACCGTGTGAATGTAGTTAAGACAAGAGAAAAAAGAGTGAAGGGAAGGCAATGATAGAAGTGGGGCAAACAGTGCTGATGTAAAATGATTGATGGGATGGAAGAAATAACTGGTGGTGGTTTAAGCTGTGACTGACCTTTAATCCCTCCTCAACATCATTATCAAATACTTTCTTgggtttcttcttctttttcttctggtTGAAGAAGTTCAAGTCGTTCAAATCATCGGACGGCTCTGGAAGGGCAAAACAAACTGCTTTAATAAAACTTACTGCAGTCTGGCGGTTAGATGCATTATGTAACATCCCTCACAAAGATTATGCACCAACGCCGAGGCATCTCTATTTTCATTCTAACCTTTCTTCCTGCCTTCATCTTCATCTAGATCCAGCTCCCTGTCGTCGCCAGTCTCTGGTTCTGCCTCCTTCGCCTCCACCTCTTTAGCCTCTTCTCCTCCCatcccctctcctccttcctcgtCCAACATGAAgggcttcttctttttcttcttcttcttggtcATGTTGGGATCGAAAATCAtctgaaagaaaataaacaaaagaacatGAAGTTTTACAACTGTGACGAATTTGTGAtggtgtttttctcttttgagAAATAATTTGGTTTAATCAATTGCTCGACTAATTCGATGTTTTCCTAGCTTCGACTCTTGTGATATTTGATATTCATGGTGATTCTGAATAAGGTAAGTGCTTACAGATGCTGAATGGATTAATTAATTTATAGACAGGCAATGAATCACAACTTTGATTTTCTTAATATGTCTTCAAATCAGTTGCATCCGTTGGGCCACAACagatcattttcagtgtgtttcgGTGTGATCATTATCAGTTACAGAAATATGCTGAGTGAGGCAGACAGACATCTCATCTACTGATACTGTTAGTTTTGTGTATTATCACTCTTTTACCATGGCCACTTGACATTTAAAGGGTAACTGTTGTCATTTAACCCATGACTAGTTTCCCTAGTAAAGATCAACTGATAACATTAAACAAAAGATGAGTGCTGTTACATATTTTGTTCCTTGATATAAAACTGTGATTCAGTGACTGATGACATTAACGGAATAGTCAATGACATTCATTTGCAAAATGACTGATATGTCATGCTTTGCAAATATGACAGACTCTCAAATGGGACTACAGTATTTGACTTTAATGACAGTTAATAAAATATCTGTAGGAGATCAATTGGATAGTTTGTcggacaaaataaaacatctaaaTATGCCAACTGGGAATCTGGGACTACTCTCTGTCATATCATGGACTATACAATTGATCAGGACAACAACAAATTACTCAATATTGAAAATAGTCGAGAATACAGCCTCAAAACAGACACCTGCCATTCAGAGACACATTAAGATAGGTGTTATGATATGACGCTTGATATGTAATATTACAGCACTCCTCCTCGTCTTAACA
This genomic stretch from Epinephelus moara isolate mb chromosome 16, YSFRI_EMoa_1.0, whole genome shotgun sequence harbors:
- the eif2s2 gene encoding eukaryotic translation initiation factor 2 subunit 2 isoform X1: MSGDEMIFDPNMTKKKKKKKKPFMLDEEGGEGMGGEEAKEVEAKEAEPETGDDRELDLDEDEGRKKVCFALPEPSDDLNDLNFFNQKKKKKKPKKVFDNDVEEGLKELKIEGEQVEVLEEDNLDLMLPTKKKKSKKVDFDEGEPLEKDDALEDDEGKNNDGISFSSSTGPAWAGTERDYTYDELLNRVFNIMREKNPDMVAGEKRKFVMKPPQVVRVGTKKTSFVNFTDICKLLHRQPKHLLAFLLAELGTSGSIDGNNQLVIKGRFQQKQIENVLRRYIKEYVTCHTCRSPETILQKDTRLYFLQCETCHSRCSVASIKTGFQAVTGKRAQLRAKAN
- the eif2s2 gene encoding eukaryotic translation initiation factor 2 subunit 2 isoform X2 is translated as MSGDEMIFDPNMTKKKKKKKKPFMLDEEGGEGMGGEEAKEVEAKEAEPETGDDRELDLDEDEGRKKEPSDDLNDLNFFNQKKKKKKPKKVFDNDVEEGLKELKIEGEQVEVLEEDNLDLMLPTKKKKSKKVDFDEGEPLEKDDALEDDEGKNNDGISFSSSTGPAWAGTERDYTYDELLNRVFNIMREKNPDMVAGEKRKFVMKPPQVVRVGTKKTSFVNFTDICKLLHRQPKHLLAFLLAELGTSGSIDGNNQLVIKGRFQQKQIENVLRRYIKEYVTCHTCRSPETILQKDTRLYFLQCETCHSRCSVASIKTGFQAVTGKRAQLRAKAN